The DNA window ccaaggcccagaaggaACAGCAAGCAAAGAACGAATTGCggatgaagcagatgctTGCCGCTGGTGGCAAGGTCGCGGGTCTGGAGGGCGGAGCTGAAAAGAAACGCCCTGTGTATGatcagaagaagaagaagaagggtggcaagaaggaggaagacgacctTGAAGCCGCCGCTGCGCGCGCTCAGGCCCAGCGTGAggcggaagaagagcgccgaaaggaggccgaggagaaggccaaggccaaggctgaggctgaggctgctgctgctcctgcggaGGATAGCGATGGTATCGACGACTGGGAGAAGGCTGCcgacatggacgacgacgTGAAGGATAGCTGGGATGCTCCAtcggatgaggaagaagaaaaagagaagaagccaGCCATCAATGGCGACGCCAAGGCTGGGGAAGAGTCCGAAGAGGATTCCGAAGAGGACTCCGATGAGGATTCatccgacgacgaggagaagactgCCGCTCAAAGAGCCCTTGCacagaagaaggcagaggcCGCCGAACGGAAACGAGTCCAGCACGAGGAGGCTTTGAAGGCTCGTTCCAAGGACAACCTGCGCTCTCCTATTTGCTGTATTCTTGGGCACGTCGATACCGGAAAGACCAAGCTTCTCGACAAGATCCGACAGACCAACGTGCAAGAAGGTGAAGCGGGTGGTATCACGCAGCAGATCGGTGCCACTTACTTCCCCGTGGATGCTCTGAAGCAGAAGACTGCCGTGGTCAACCAGGACGGCAAGTTCGAATTCAAGATCCCTGGTCTGTTGATTATCGATACTCCCGGTCACGAGTCTTTCTCCAACCTTCGGTCAAGAGGTTCGTCTCTTTGTAACATTGCTATTCTGGTCGTCGATATCATGCACGGCCTCGAGCCCCAGACTCTCGAGTCTATGCGTCTTTTGCGTGACCGCAAGACTCCGTTCATCGTTGCCCTGAACAAGATTGATCGTCTCTACggctggaagaagatcgacaACAACGGTTTCCAGGAGAGCTTGGAGATGCAGAGCAAGGGTGTCCAGAACGAATTCCGCACCCGTCTGGAGCAGACCAAGCTGGCTTTTGCCGAGCAGGGCTTCAACTCTGAGCTGTTCTTCGAGAACAAGTCGATGGCCAAATTCGTCTCCCTTGTGCCTACCTCTGCCCACACGGGCGAGGGTGTTCCCGATATGCTGAAGCTCTTGACCACCCTGACGCAGGAGCGCATGACCAACGCGCTGATGTATCTGTCCGAGGTGGAGTGCACAGTTCTCGAGGTCAAGGTTATCGAGGGTCTGGGTACTACCATTGATGTGGTTCTGTCCAACGGTGTCCTTCGTGAAGGTGACCGGGTTGTGTTGTGTGGTCTGAACGGACCTATAGCTACCAATATTCGAGCGCTCTTAACACCCGCGCCATTGAAGGAATTGCGTCTGAAGTCGCAGTATGTTCACAACaaggaggtcaaggccgctCTTGGTGTCAAGATTGCTGCCAACGACCTGGATAATGCCATCGCCGGCTCCCGTCTGATGGTTGTCGGTcccgatgatgacgaagaggacgtTATGGATGAAGTCATGTCCGATCTGGAAAATTTGTTGAGCCGTGTCTCCACGGACCAGCGCGGTGTCACCGTCCAGGCGTCCACTCTGGGTTCGCTCGAGGCCCTTCTCGAGTTCCTGCGAGTCTCAAAGATTCCCGTTGCCAATATTTCCATCGGCCCAGTCTATAAGCGCGATGTCATGCAGGCAGGAACGATGCTTGAAAAATCCAAAGAATACGCGGTTATGCTGTGTTTCGACGTCAGAGTTGACAAGGACGCTGCCGCCTACGCTGCGGAAATTGGTGTCAAGATCTTCACGGCCGACATCATTTATCATCTGTTCGATGACTTCACTGCCCACATGGCCGAGCTGACTGAGCAGCGAAAGGAAGAGAGCAAGCTTCTTGCTGTCTTCCCCTGTGTTATCAAGCCTGTGGCTGTTTTTAACAAGAAAGACCCCATCGTTATTGGTGTCGACGTTGTCGAAGGCAGCCTGCGCATGCACACCCCGCTGTGCGTCATCAAGACCAACGCCGCTGGTGTCAGGGAAGTTATCGATATCGGCAGAGTGTAAGTTTGTTTTCTATCTCTGGTCTGATTTATTCTCtaactctctctccccttctCTAGAACGTCCATCGAGCGAGACCACAAGGCCGTCCCGGTCTGCAAGAGAGGCCAGCCCTCTGTGgccgtcaaggtcgaggGTCCCAATCAGCCCATGTACGGCCGCCATCTTGAAGAGAAGGACCAACTGTACTCGAAAATCTCGCGCGCCAGCATCGATACCCTCAAGGAGTTCTACCGGGCCGAGGTGTCGATGGAAGAGTGGGGCCTGGTCAAGAAGCTCAAGCCTGTGTTCGAGATTCCGTGAAATGGATGCACCTAGTTTTCTTTCAACGTTGGGGGCATGGACAATAAACCCTAGGGGGCGCCACAGGTCGTCGTTCAACGGGTCTTAAGGCCGAGTCAGAACTGTCCGAATGTGATATGATTGCCATCAAAAGGAGGGAAAAGTTATTTTGTTTGATTGCGATATGGACATACAATGAATGACCACGACGATGTGACGGATGGACAGCCTAGGAATTGTGACTTGATATTTATTTCACTTACAACAACTCCTGTATATGGCTTCGGAGTGAACGATAGCCGGATCTGATCTGTTTGTTAATTCTTACCTGTAGTTAGAAACTGTTGAATGAGTATTTGTTTGATCTTACTACTACGTATCAACTACGTCTTCTAGTATCGATCCAAGTTCCATTCTTTTCTATATACAATCTCCCAACGTAATCAATAGTTTACAGATCCTCCCCCTCCCACTTGTCAACCTTcccacccttcttctcccaaTCCAGCCAAGAACCCTCATAAACCCCAATGCGAGCCGGATCATACCCAGCCTGGACAGCCAACTGTGCCGCGGCACGAGCACGCACACCAGCCTTGCAATAGAACACTATCTCTCCATCTTGTTCCGAGCCGGGCTTGGGAAAGCCAAACCGCGTCTCGAACTCGTCCGGCGTGAGGAATAGAGCGTCGGGCTGAGACGCGAGCGGAATGGCCACTGCTGATGGGATTATTCCCGTGCCAGTTAATTCGGCGGGTTCGCGGACGTCGACTAGGATTATGGGGGCGTGGGTTGGGCTTGTGGCTGAGTCGGCTGGGAGGGAGGTGTTGATCTGGAGGTTGAGTTAAGGTATGTTTTGGACATAGGTTGGGGTTTGAAGCCATTGTCGGTGACATTGAGCAGTAGAAAGCACACAGAATGGAAACATACCTCCTCGAACCCCCACTGCCGCAGACTATTTTCCGTCGGAGCATTACTGCTTTTCCACCGAAGATTCTGTCTCCGGCCAGGGAATTGCTGGTACTTTTGAGTGTGAAAGTTCAAGCCCGTGGCCAGAGGACAAGATCGTGTCTGagcggagagagaggtgaCCGTCCTAGCGGCCGCAGATGAACACGGGCCTCGGCGCGGGGTAGCGTGCACCAACGGCGCTGTGATCTTGGCGGATGCTTGTCCGAGCGCTGAGCGCCGTAACGCGGATGAGAATGGTATCGCCATGGCTGTACTGCTTGGGCAGGTGGTTTGTTGGAGATGCGTCCGTTCGGGTTCGGGAGTTGTGATGTCAATTAAGGTCTGCCGCCGAACACCGCCTGCGCGTTTAGGGGGATCTGATAGATGGAGTGGAAGGCGTAGAATAGGGATTTAGGCCTAAGTGCCTAGGTATAGAGTATCTTGAAATTAATCAGACATCTTCTGCGTTTATTTCGAAATATTCAGAGTTGTTCTTCTATAAAACTATATGATATTTTAGTCGCTATTTTATCTAGTCGTGATAGCAGCCAAGGTGactttgatcatctccatACCACTCTAACCCGACTGAGTGAGCGTAATTGGCGGCAATGGCGAATATCACGTTCAAAATCGCTATCCATCTATCACAAGGTAGAGCAAACCTGTCGAAAAAATTCCGATATTGATGGGAAAATAAAAGACGATTAATGATTGGGAAGTATGGATGAGCCACCTGCAGATAGGTTTCGAAAAGTTTGTCCGCCAGCGGCCGAGGAGGCAGCCAATACATCTGCACTGGCTCCGATACTTCTATCTCAAAATCATCCAGATGGTAGTTTAGGGGACGAATTTATCACCAATAATATCATTTTCATTGGAGTCAAGACCCTCAACTTCGGACCTACTGtgcttctctgcctcctctTGCAGACGCTGCATCCAAGTGATCTCCGAGCTCTTGCCGATATGCCCTGTGGCCCGGGATTGATCAGTACGGTTGACATCATCTTTCACTTGGTCCAGGTCGTCTAGTGATCCAacggaagaagatgagctgTCCTTAATTCTCGACATTGTCTGCAAGACGGGTTATAGCCGCTGCACTTCGTTTTCCGTAACCGGCAAGATTCGCATGCCCGGGGAACCCGTCTGCCGTGCCTCGGTGAGGCGGCTGACCGTTGTCGAGGGATCGCGATCTTCGCAGGTCTCGCTCCTGCCGAAGACGCCGATGCGGATGTGTTAGGTGTTCCTATCAAGGATGTTGTTTTAGCAGCCGGTATGTCGGAAACGCTCGCGGTTGCCGAGACATCACTTTGGAACCGCCCTGGTCACTCGTCTTCCCCGATGATGTCCACCGATGGTTGAGGGTTGTTCCGCCTTAGGGACATGTTGAGGCTCTGCACCTATTCAAATGTTTTGACATCCGTTCAAAAACAACCAATGCCGAGAGATAGAAAGTTGTGGATAATTAAGATTGGCCACAGGAGCGAGAACCGTAGCAAAAGATTTATCTTTAGAATGATTCACAAATTCCTCTCTCTCACCGAAAtttggttgtggttgtgAATACCCGATTGTGCTATGGTCTGATGTCATTATTCTGTCATTGCCAAATCAAGCATACTCTCCGATATGCCAATATTAAGAACACGATCTCGGTCGTCAACTTTCAAGTTACATTTGGGCTTCAATTTCTGTTCAAATCATTGTCTCATGTCGAATAAACCGGGGCGCACGCCCCCCGGCGCTGGCTCAGCTATGCATTCAAGTGAGAAAAAGGCAAGTCGACACGTCTACTCGAACGGCAGCCAATACTAAACAACGCCTAGATGAGCGAACATGGCCCGTTAATGAACCAATTTCAGACCTATGACAGCTTCGAGTCTGTTACAGGCAACCGGCCCAGCGAGGCCGGTCATGTTCGCGAGCCATCAGGTCCCCACTATGATGAAGGGACGAAAGCTGTTGCAGCTGAATCGAACGACAACCGTGAGCTACTCTTTGAACTTTTCGAGACGGTTCGCCGGGCAGATCAGAGCCATGAACAGAAACTCCTTGAGATGATCAAAGATCGCAGGCCTGTGCAACAACTCCGTGCCTTTCTCGACGGAATGTTAGCGAATGCAGGACTGTCTGAATTGAATGACCAAATAATTGGTCGTTTATCTATCCCAAAACgcagaagagagatggagaatGTGGCGCTCACATTTCGTCCCATGGTTATGGACATTCATTACTTGTGTGACATTGTCCCATATAGCGTCCCTGCAAAACCGTGGACAACCGTCACGGACAGCGACGACTTGGTTTCACATCTAGTGTCACTGTACCTGACTTGGGGTTACCCTTTTTACGCTTTTTTCTGTCGTGAAACTTTTGTTAAGCATATGAGATCCGGTCAGCTGAACTCGGACTTCTGTAGCCCCTTTTTAGTGAATGCTCTTCTTGCCAATGCGTGTGTAAGTCCAGCCATTCAGTCGTAGTATGGTTAAACATGTCTGACTCTATATAGTTTTACTCGGATTACGCGGAGGCATATAGTTTACCGGGGGATgtgaaaaggaaaggagcTCACTTCCTGGCCGAAGCCGAAAGGCATCTGAAATCGCATCAATTTGAAAGCGGAAGCGATGTCCGTCTGTCTTCTTTACAAGCGTCTCTTCTTTTATATGAGAGGTAACAACACCTTGATTTCATGATGTTTGTTGGTTCTTACTCTGACTTGGTGGCTCCCCAGGTACTCCATGGATGGTACCGACAATTTTGGATATGCAATGCTCAATAGAGCAATCGGAATGGCGGAGTCACTGGGCATTGTGAACAATACTAGAAAGCCACGCCTGGAAGAACCGTACATGTCTAAGGACATGATAGCCTCTCTCAAACGAACTGCATGGGGTTTATTTCAGATTGATACGTGAGGCCCTTTTCGATTCGGTTAGAGTGTTTCAAGCTAAATTTCCTGCAGAATCGTTCACATGAACTTCCTCAGACAGAGTCATATAAAGGTCGTGAATGTGGACCCCATTAATCGTGATGAAACGCCCGAGAAAGAACTCTGGACGCCATATCCAATCCAAAGCACACTGCGAAAGTCTTACATGAGCTTATATTTTGATGAAGCATGCGAGCTCTCTTACATCGCAAGGGATACGGCTTGGGAGATGCCGCGCGCGCTCAAGGATGTGAAGCTCAAGCAAGAGGTGTACGGTCGGCTGCAAGAGTGGAGACGAAAGCTGCCCCGGCTCTTCGACCCGAGAGAGAATCCAGCACCGTatatcctcatcctcatgTTCGTGCTGCCAATATCTTTTACTCAGTTTCTGATTTGTGTACTAATGGCCAATCTCCCGACAGGATGCGCTATCACACACTAGTGATCAACCTGTGGTGTTATGACCTTCAAGACAATTTGGCATCCATAAGAGCAAGCGAGGACACTCCTGATGCGGTTAGCCCGGATCGTCATGCCATCAAGATCGCACTATCCTCTGCGCGAGAAATTGCCTATCTTATCGAAGTGTACAGAGCGGACTACGGGCTGGTATATTGCCATCAATTTGCTATGTATGCTATCAACGTGTCACTGTTTTGCATGCTTGCACAAGACACTTTTGATATCTTGGATTCCGATTTCTTAAACCTCACAAGTGCGTTTTCCACCGTTGCCTGCCGTACGAATGTGGGGAGGCATCTTTTCCATGCATTCAAATTGTCCGTCCGGTCCCGAACCCAAGGTGCACAGAGGCTCAGGACGGATAATGCCCCACCAGCGGTCAGGGAACTCTTTGGGCCGCGTGAAAACTTGAGAGAACCGGACAGGTGGGATCACTATGCGGAAGGGTTGGCAGAGGTGGAGGGTGGGGGGACCTTTCTAGGAGAACTTGATATGGATCCTGTCGTACCTGGATTGCTCGACATGCTCAAATGGTACGAGAACATGAGCATTGGGAAAGAAATCCGGTGGAGAGGAAACAGTCGAGATCCTGCTTTCTAATTTTTCTGCCATCATCTCTGTAACAACAACGATACACGATAGATTCAAAGAGATTTTTTATTCGCAACTTTCTGGCGGAAGAATAACCTAGTTAGAGGGCCCTTTGGGCCGCACTGAGATTAGCCTCGATGCGCCGTGCCCTAAACGCAAGTGAGAAGCGAAAGTTCCCAAGGAGATCTGGCATCCCAACAGCTCCGACCTATAATCAACGGTGCATGAGGAGAGTTTGACAGCAATGAAGCTCGTGTTCCTAACGGCTCGGATTTTGGAGCAAGGCTCGGCGTGAATGCCATAATTCAGGCAGCGGGCGCACGATGAGGACTTGCACTTGGTGTAATTTCGTAATATTATTTTTATAGCTACATTCCTGATATTGCATTGAGAAATTTCCTGCCAGCAGCGCATGATTGCAAAAATAAAGCTTCAAAAGATCCAGCGCTTGCAGTTGGTACATAACATCATCCTGCGACTTCCAGGCTAGTTCAACTTTTTGGCTCCAGCCTTGACGGGGCGTCCCTGACGACCCTGGTACTGCAGGTAGCCGTAGCCACAGGCGGCAATAATTGCGATAACAACGATATTGCCTTTTCGCATGAATTGTTAGAGATTCGCGACTCTAAATAGTTGGGATTGGAGGACTTACTGGCAATAAACTTGCCTACTCCGCCTGCGGCTTCCAAGGTACTTCCCACCGCGTGTAGCGCCATTTTGACGGTGCCAACGACAAACTCAATAAGGGCTGTCACGAGCCCGGAGACTGCGTCGAACGCACCACCGATCACAGAGAATATGACCTCAAACATAGAGCCGATGAGGTCCTTGAGGGAAGTTATGATGGACGACATGATTGTTGCAGCGGTTGTGGTGTTGTGCTGTATGAGAAGACAAATAGAGAAAGCTGGGTGCCTATTGCGATAGTGATCGAAATATATAGGGACAGGCAATAAGTTGTTTCCCGATGACGAAGTGCGACTTTGTTTTAATTTAAATTAAAACAGAGCAAAGCTAGGGCGAAACTGGTATTTTTCCCTGCTGCTGGTTTTTGCCACCGTGAGTGCTCGCCGATGACGTGGTACCCGCGACTTGGAAGTGAGATTCCATAGTTCGGATCTTTATTCCGGTACCGATTATTCTCATGTACTTTGTTGAGCAAAAAGCGGCGATGGATGAGCACCTAACAATCTTGTTTTTATGCCTGCGTTGCTAGCCCTCGGGTGGAACCCCAGAACCTTATCAGTAGATATCCCCAGGCTACTCCACTCGGGTTAACGACTGAGGCTCGCTCAGTGTGAATTCGGTATGACGTAGGTTGTAGCAAACGGCTGTTAACAGCTGGCTTCTCC is part of the Penicillium psychrofluorescens genome assembly, chromosome: 4 genome and encodes:
- a CDS encoding uncharacterized protein (ID:PFLUO_007008-T1.cds;~source:funannotate); translation: MSSIITSLKDLIGSMFEVIFSVIGGAFDAVSGLVTALIEFVVGTVKMALHAVGSTLEAAGGVGKFIASNIVVIAIIAACGYGYLQYQGRQGRPVKAGAKKLN
- a CDS encoding uncharacterized protein (ID:PFLUO_007005-T1.cds;~source:funannotate), producing the protein MAIPFSSALRRSALGQASAKITAPLVHATPRRGPCSSAAARTVTSLSAQTRSCPLATGLNFHTQKYQQFPGRRQNLRWKSSNAPTENSLRQWGFEEINTSLPADSATSPTHAPIILVDVREPAELTGTGIIPSAVAIPLASQPDALFLTPDEFETRFGFPKPGSEQDGEIVFYCKAGVRARAAAQLAVQAGYDPARIGVYEGSWLDWEKKGGKVDKWEGEDL
- a CDS encoding uncharacterized protein (ID:PFLUO_007006-T1.cds;~source:funannotate), translated to MSRIKDSSSSSVGSLDDLDQVKDDVNRTDQSRATGHIGKSSEITWMQRLQEEAEKHSRSEVEGLDSNENDIIGDKFVP
- a CDS encoding uncharacterized protein (ID:PFLUO_007007-T1.cds;~source:funannotate), which encodes MRYHTLVINLWCYDLQDNLASIRASEDTPDAVSPDRHAIKIALSSAREIAYLIEVYRADYGLVYCHQFAMYAINVSLFCMLAQDTFDILDSDFLNLTSAFSTVACRTNVGRHLFHAFKLSVRSRTQGAQRLRTDNAPPAVRELFGPRENLREPDRWDHYAEGLAEVEGGGTFLGELDMDPVVPGLLDMLKWYENMSIGKEIRWRGNSRDPAF
- a CDS encoding uncharacterized protein (ID:PFLUO_007004-T1.cds;~source:funannotate) produces the protein MAPKKKGNKRQEEDWEAEMGETAPAAESPTAEQPAEDGAPADEEETGGGGGGLLAAVRRNKNKKAKKGKPVNDFVEGEDASNDFAGKEPEEGTFDDDDVFAGKKTKPIKDVPPPPPPAEEEGEFRVKSKKEKEKEKKEREKQRKKEQAATKKKVTPAESKSQPTKAAAEPEQPAAAEPAPAAESAGSKKKLNPRLAMLQKQQEMLRQQREEEERIQKEAEEANAKKEAEDAEEEKKREEARRQKKEREREKKEELRKQGKLLTKAQKEQQAKNELRMKQMLAAGGKVAGLEGGAEKKRPVYDQKKKKKGGKKEEDDLEAAAARAQAQREAEEERRKEAEEKAKAKAEAEAAAAPAEDSDGIDDWEKAADMDDDVKDSWDAPSDEEEEKEKKPAINGDAKAGEESEEDSEEDSDEDSSDDEEKTAAQRALAQKKAEAAERKRVQHEEALKARSKDNLRSPICCILGHVDTGKTKLLDKIRQTNVQEGEAGGITQQIGATYFPVDALKQKTAVVNQDGKFEFKIPGLLIIDTPGHESFSNLRSRGSSLCNIAILVVDIMHGLEPQTLESMRLLRDRKTPFIVALNKIDRLYGWKKIDNNGFQESLEMQSKGVQNEFRTRLEQTKLAFAEQGFNSELFFENKSMAKFVSLVPTSAHTGEGVPDMLKLLTTLTQERMTNALMYLSEVECTVLEVKVIEGLGTTIDVVLSNGVLREGDRVVLCGLNGPIATNIRALLTPAPLKELRLKSQYVHNKEVKAALGVKIAANDLDNAIAGSRLMVVGPDDDEEDVMDEVMSDLENLLSRVSTDQRGVTVQASTLGSLEALLEFLRVSKIPVANISIGPVYKRDVMQAGTMLEKSKEYAVMLCFDVRVDKDAAAYAAEIGVKIFTADIIYHLFDDFTAHMAELTEQRKEESKLLAVFPCVIKPVAVFNKKDPIVIGVDVVEGSLRMHTPLCVIKTNAAGVREVIDIGRVTSIERDHKAVPVCKRGQPSVAVKVEGPNQPMYGRHLEEKDQLYSKISRASIDTLKEFYRAEVSMEEWGLVKKLKPVFEIP